A single region of the Caldalkalibacillus thermarum genome encodes:
- the nadC gene encoding carboxylating nicotinate-nucleotide diphosphorylase has translation MNVLLLQEQLKQALIEDVGFGDRTTEAVVPAEQWASGMVVAKEEGIMAGLPVFEQVMKLVDPRVEIEPVVKEGQCVKPGLPLLRVHGPARAILTGERVALNYVQRLSGIATQTRRAVDIVKPYGVKIADTRKTTPGLRMLEKYAVAVGGGINHRLRLDDAVLIKDNHIQAAGGIREAVRRVREKMGHTVFIEVETETLEQVQEAVALGVHGILLDNMTVAQLKEAVALIPPSIVSEASGNMRLEHLEEVAQTGVQVISIGWLTHSAPALDISLNLDGSVKK, from the coding sequence ATGAATGTTCTCCTGTTACAGGAACAGTTGAAACAAGCGTTAATTGAGGATGTGGGGTTTGGAGACCGGACGACGGAAGCCGTCGTGCCAGCGGAACAGTGGGCCAGCGGCATGGTGGTGGCTAAAGAGGAGGGCATTATGGCTGGTCTCCCTGTCTTTGAACAGGTCATGAAGCTGGTGGATCCCCGGGTGGAAATAGAACCTGTGGTCAAGGAAGGGCAGTGTGTGAAGCCTGGCCTGCCTCTTCTGCGTGTGCACGGTCCGGCGCGGGCCATTCTGACTGGTGAACGGGTCGCCCTCAATTATGTGCAGCGCTTATCGGGGATTGCCACTCAAACGCGGCGGGCTGTTGACATCGTGAAACCGTACGGCGTCAAAATTGCCGATACCCGCAAAACCACACCGGGCCTGCGGATGTTGGAAAAATATGCGGTTGCGGTGGGCGGCGGCATTAATCACCGCTTGCGGCTGGATGATGCGGTGCTGATCAAGGACAATCATATCCAGGCCGCCGGAGGCATCCGTGAAGCAGTGCGCCGGGTGCGGGAAAAAATGGGTCACACAGTCTTTATTGAAGTGGAAACAGAAACCCTTGAGCAGGTACAGGAAGCGGTGGCCTTAGGGGTGCACGGCATTCTGTTAGATAACATGACGGTGGCCCAGCTCAAGGAAGCTGTTGCTCTTATTCCTCCCTCCATTGTCAGTGAAGCTTCCGGTAACATGCGTTTGGAACATTTGGAGGAGGTCGCCCAAACCGGGGTGCAAGTCATTTCTATCGGCTGGCTGACCCACTCTGCACCAGCCTTGGACATCAGTCTCAACTTAGACGGGAGTGTAAAAAAATGA
- a CDS encoding transcription repressor NadR, translating to MSKLLGEERRNYLLNLLKTEQKPLTGTYLAEQTGVSRQVIVQDIALLKAKNEPIVATPQGYLYLRSPSSQPTRRVIACQHTFEQTERELMILVEHGVKVIDVIVEHPIYGQIQGSLMLEAKKDVHDFMQKVRNNQAKLLSSLTEGIHLHTVEANDDKRIDEACRALEAEGILLKKD from the coding sequence ATGTCTAAACTGCTAGGAGAAGAACGGCGCAACTATCTGTTAAACCTGTTGAAAACAGAACAAAAACCGCTCACCGGTACCTATTTGGCCGAGCAAACCGGAGTAAGCCGCCAGGTGATTGTGCAAGATATTGCTTTGTTAAAAGCAAAAAATGAGCCCATTGTGGCCACGCCCCAGGGCTATTTGTACCTTCGTTCTCCTTCTTCCCAACCGACGCGGCGTGTGATTGCCTGCCAACACACGTTTGAACAGACAGAACGGGAGCTCATGATTTTGGTTGAACACGGTGTCAAAGTCATTGATGTTATTGTTGAACATCCTATTTATGGGCAAATCCAGGGTTCATTGATGCTGGAAGCAAAAAAAGACGTGCACGATTTTATGCAAAAAGTGCGGAATAACCAGGCCAAACTGCTCTCTTCCCTGACGGAAGGGATCCACCTGCATACGGTGGAAGCCAATGATGACAAGCGGATCGATGAAGCCTGCCGGGCCCTTGAGGCAGAGGGCATCCTGCTTAAAAAAGATTAA
- the nadB gene encoding L-aspartate oxidase, with translation MQRVQTDVLVIGSGVAGLYAALKLSELAQVMLVTKSAWHQSNSSQAQGGIAVAVGDGDSAAAHVQDTLRSGCGLNNREAVEVLAAYSFSVLDDLLRLGVPFDTDLAGRLELGREGFHSFPRVIHAGGDATGASIVHTLMQCVQAEENISVYEQTFVEQLVADGARCLGALLFTQGKHVLVQADAVILATGGCGQLYRETTNTLFSTGDGMAVASEAGAELVDMEFVQFHPTALAVPVHPKPLISEAVRGEGAVLVNGQGEPFMVQYHAWADLAPRDVVARAIFDQQQKGQRVYLDTTRLGSVFERRFPTIYRRCRELGFDPVTQPLPVTPAAHFIMGGVWTDEWGRTALDGLYACGEVACTGVHGANRLASNSLLEALVFANRIAEALREDINRMAAATAVMDVQPRFTDRHYALSARELMNHQATRELQEMMWADAGLVRTASGLNRLEAKLHEWESAWAHHHPVWWHMVRVAQAITRSALARTESRGAHYRADYPDEREEWRHIRTKWRRSTHECSPVTGTVETSVN, from the coding sequence ATGCAACGCGTTCAAACAGATGTGCTGGTGATCGGCAGTGGTGTGGCCGGTCTGTATGCTGCCTTAAAGCTTAGTGAGTTGGCCCAGGTCATGCTGGTGACTAAATCGGCTTGGCACCAAAGCAACTCCAGCCAGGCTCAAGGCGGCATCGCCGTGGCCGTAGGAGACGGGGATTCAGCAGCTGCACATGTGCAAGACACCCTTCGCTCTGGGTGTGGGCTGAACAACCGGGAAGCCGTAGAGGTGTTGGCCGCTTACAGTTTTTCCGTATTAGATGACTTGCTGCGCTTGGGTGTCCCTTTTGATACCGATCTGGCCGGCCGCTTAGAACTGGGCCGGGAAGGGTTTCATTCCTTTCCCCGGGTGATTCATGCTGGTGGAGATGCCACCGGAGCATCTATCGTTCATACGTTGATGCAGTGTGTACAAGCGGAGGAGAACATCTCCGTCTATGAACAGACGTTTGTGGAACAACTAGTGGCAGATGGTGCTCGCTGCTTGGGGGCCTTGCTGTTTACTCAAGGTAAGCATGTCTTGGTTCAGGCAGATGCTGTCATCTTGGCGACTGGCGGTTGCGGCCAGCTTTACCGGGAGACCACCAATACTTTGTTCAGCACAGGAGATGGGATGGCTGTGGCCAGTGAAGCCGGAGCGGAACTGGTGGACATGGAGTTTGTCCAGTTTCACCCCACGGCACTGGCTGTACCTGTACATCCCAAGCCCCTTATATCCGAAGCGGTGCGGGGAGAAGGGGCGGTGTTGGTCAATGGGCAGGGTGAGCCCTTTATGGTCCAGTATCATGCTTGGGCTGACTTAGCTCCCAGGGATGTGGTGGCCCGGGCCATTTTTGACCAGCAACAAAAAGGACAGCGGGTTTATTTGGATACAACCCGTCTCGGATCCGTGTTTGAACGCCGTTTTCCTACGATTTACCGGCGTTGCCGGGAACTTGGGTTTGATCCAGTGACACAACCGCTGCCGGTGACGCCCGCTGCCCACTTTATTATGGGGGGTGTATGGACGGATGAGTGGGGACGCACTGCGCTGGACGGATTGTATGCTTGCGGGGAAGTGGCTTGCACGGGTGTGCATGGTGCCAATCGTTTGGCCAGCAATTCCCTGTTGGAAGCGTTGGTGTTTGCTAATCGGATTGCAGAGGCGCTCCGAGAGGACATAAACAGGATGGCAGCTGCCACTGCCGTAATGGATGTACAGCCCCGTTTTACTGACCGGCACTATGCCCTTTCTGCCCGAGAGCTGATGAATCATCAGGCCACACGTGAGCTCCAAGAGATGATGTGGGCTGATGCCGGACTAGTGAGAACGGCCAGCGGATTAAACCGCTTGGAAGCGAAGCTTCACGAGTGGGAGAGCGCTTGGGCTCATCATCACCCTGTGTGGTGGCATATGGTCCGGGTCGCCCAGGCGATTACCCGCTCAGCCCTGGCCAGAACAGAGAGCAGGGGGGCCCATTATCGGGCGGATTATCCTGATGAGCGAGAGGAATGGCGGCACATCCGGACGAAGTGGAGGAGGAGCACCCATGAATGTTCTCCTGTTACAGGAACAGTTGAAACAAGCGTTAATTGA
- a CDS encoding cysteine desulfurase family protein, translating into MPRYVYLDHAATTPLDPQVWQAMKPYCLDVFGNPNSLHLFGDEADEAVQQAKGDILHLLGAKQGKIVLTSGGTEANNLALMGIAQTYKHQGKHMVISAIEHDSVLSTCASLAKQGFTIHYVPADRTGQVRLDELEQALTEETILVSVMHANNETGVIQPIEDIGRLLQAKRLKQGTKTPFFHCDAVQTVGKIPIQVDEWNIDLLSFSAHKFYGPKGVGGLYVQKGIRLSPLLHGGGQEYGWRSGTQNVPGLIGAAFALKQCQAHHDQDWQHYTALNHMMRETLESLPGIHLTVSAAYALPTHIHFRCERIEGQALMQELSRRGVAVSTSSACHARHWAPSHVMLAMGFSDEQAKQAVRISLGRNITTEDIHYALNQIEDIVRTFRNSYVLS; encoded by the coding sequence ATGCCGCGCTATGTTTATCTGGATCATGCCGCCACCACCCCATTGGATCCACAGGTGTGGCAGGCCATGAAACCCTATTGTCTGGATGTGTTTGGCAATCCAAACAGCCTTCATCTGTTCGGTGATGAAGCCGATGAAGCCGTTCAACAAGCGAAGGGAGATATTTTACATCTCTTAGGGGCCAAGCAAGGGAAGATTGTTTTAACCAGCGGAGGAACAGAGGCTAACAATTTGGCCCTGATGGGGATTGCCCAGACATATAAGCATCAAGGAAAGCATATGGTGATCAGTGCGATAGAACATGATTCCGTCTTGTCCACCTGTGCCAGTTTGGCAAAGCAGGGTTTTACCATCCATTATGTTCCCGCGGACAGAACTGGGCAGGTACGCCTGGACGAATTGGAGCAAGCTTTAACTGAAGAAACCATTTTAGTTTCCGTCATGCATGCCAACAACGAAACAGGGGTCATACAACCGATTGAAGACATCGGCCGCCTGCTTCAGGCCAAACGCTTGAAGCAAGGGACAAAAACACCTTTTTTTCATTGTGATGCAGTACAAACCGTGGGCAAAATACCTATCCAGGTAGACGAGTGGAACATTGATCTGCTCTCCTTTTCGGCCCACAAGTTTTATGGTCCCAAAGGGGTTGGGGGGCTGTATGTACAAAAAGGCATCCGCCTCTCTCCTTTGCTCCATGGCGGGGGACAGGAATATGGTTGGCGCTCAGGCACTCAAAACGTGCCCGGTCTCATTGGCGCAGCTTTCGCTTTAAAACAGTGCCAGGCACACCATGACCAGGATTGGCAACACTATACGGCTTTAAACCACATGATGCGAGAAACACTAGAGTCCCTGCCAGGCATTCACTTGACGGTTTCTGCCGCCTATGCTTTACCCACTCATATTCATTTCAGGTGTGAACGTATTGAAGGCCAAGCCCTGATGCAGGAACTGTCCAGAAGAGGCGTTGCCGTTTCCACCAGCTCCGCTTGCCATGCCCGCCACTGGGCGCCTTCCCATGTCATGCTGGCCATGGGCTTTAGCGATGAACAAGCCAAGCAAGCTGTGCGCATCAGTCTGGGGCGCAACATCACAACAGAGGATATTCATTATGCTTTAAATCAAATTGAAGACATTGTCCGCACCTTTAGAAACAGTTATGTCTTATCCTAA